The following DNA comes from Bombus terrestris chromosome 2, iyBomTerr1.2, whole genome shotgun sequence.
TTTATAACTACcgaatattacataataacacaTCAATGTCTATTACAAAACCTTTTGTCTAAAATAAATGCAGAACAatagtttatttatattgaGGCTATTTACTTTTTATAGTTTTCGCAAAATGTATTTCGTATCTATTTGGTAGTTCCTCTCAAATATGAGgaaaattacattattagataaaataaaacCGTATTAGTATTTTCaagaatataaatgtaatattggaTTTTTTCGGCATTCAttacatatttctttattatGCATTTTATCATTATTCGTATTACTCATATCGttcatcattttattattattatcattattatcttAGAACGTTTCTAGTATCAATAAGCGTTCATTTTATCTCTTACTAtttcttttgtatttattattaatagttgatatttgttttataaaaattattaggagcagtaaaattttgataaaaagtcAATAAGATTTCGGTATTCCTAAACCATGAAATGTTTAGTATATTTtcttaatgtaataataatgtaataaacgtatattattataatattaaattaattacaaatgtacatatatttatttttatgaattgcATACATAAGAAGGTTTATTTTCTAAAATGATTACAGTATCTTCTTGAAGCAGGATGGTGTACAGATGGGAAAATGATTGGCATCACGGAACCAAGAAGAGTTGCGGCTACATCTTTATCTAATCGTGTTGCTGATGAACGCAATTGTATTTTAGGCACCGAAGTTGGTTATTCTATACGTTTCGATAATTATACGGATGAAACGACAAAGATCAAGGTATTATTTTAGACGTTAATTGTAACagcaaagaaaataataaattaaaataatagagaattttaattatcagaaaactaaaaaataataaaagttaaatGAATCcagtaattatataaaattatattattgatagTATATGACAGAAGGAATTCTGCTTCGTGAATTAATGAGCGATCCTTTGTTGACAAGTTATTCTGTAATCGTGGTGGATGAAGTACATGAAAGGACCCTTCTTACGGATATTATTATGGGACTTCTGAAAAAAATAATCCGGgtaattgaatattataaattcataaatatttaatttaattcaagtCTAAGTAAAAGAtatactaattattataaaaaatttgttttcttttagAAACGAAAAAGTTTACGAATTGTCGTTTGTTCCGCTACGGTCGATGCAGAACAGCTTCGAGATTTTTTCAATACAAATACAACGAAGGATTCCGCAAAAGATACTGCAATTATACTTACCGTCGAAGGTAGACTTTATCCAGTGGATATTTTCTACATTATAGGtatatctctatatatatatacatatataaatacatcacatcattctataaataatatgttaGGTCAATTGATAAATAAAGCAATTGGTTTACAATTATTAATcatcaatatcttttttttattttctacaatGATTTTTTACTTGTTTCCTAAtgttccaattttttaaatatgtttttttatttccgTTCCGAGTTtttgtaatacatatattaccTATGCGACGTCTTATAACTATGTCATGAATATGttctcatttttgtattttattttagagcCAGTAGCTAATTACGTGACCAGTGTCATAGATACTGCTTTGAAAATTCACGAAAATGAAGAACCTGGTGATATTCTAGCGTTTCTTACGGGTTTGGACGAAGTAGACCAAGCAGTTTCTCTTTTATCAGAGCATGCAAAGCTCATAAAGGAAGGCAAGCGTGAGTAGAATACGGAATGATACCCTCGTCGTCATTGTCCTGTTATATAACTGTTCGAAGTTTAAGATAGATCTTATCAGTGCCTTCGTATTGTTCTTTTTCAGAGAAACTTTTACCTCTAGCTATGTATGGATCTCTTCCGAACTCAGAACAACTGAAAGTATTTTGGAGGGCTGCCAAAGACACTCGTAAAGTTATCGTAGCCACAAACATTGCAGAAACATCTATCACTATTCCAAATATTGTTTATGGTATGAacttaataaaacattaattttgttagttatattttaaataaaatattcctattttttattgttattatttaaacatatatataagaccttatataaaaaaattcagttaaaaaagatattgaaatttttatctaGTTATTGATTGTGGCTTTGTAAAAATTCCATGGTATGAGGCTGAAACTCAGACAAATTCTCTCGTAATTGTTCCTGTGTCCAAAGCATCCGCGAATCAACGTGCTGGTCGAGCGGGTCGTGTCCGAACAGGAAAAGCATATAGGTATACAATAGGTGTAAATGctcaaattgtttaaaaatttaataaaaatttatttgttggtttatattttcatatttttcaaagtttcaTCCAAAATCTAGATTGTACACAAAGGAAGCATACTCAGAACTATTTGAGGCAACGCCACCAGAAATGCAACGCTCGGATTTAGCACCGGCGATCTTACAATTGAAAGCTTTAGGAATTGATAATGTATTAAGATTTAATTTTCCTTCTGCTCCACCAAGTAAAAATCTTCTTACTGGGCTGGAATTACTTTATGCATTAGGAGCAATTGACAGTAATGGAGAATTAACGACACCATTGGGCGTAACAATGGCAGAAATGCCATTGGAGCCTGTTTTGGCAAAATCTCTTATAGTATCAGGTAAAGTTTAATGAACAGACTTAATTCCTCATAAATTTTCCATATAAAtcatcgaaaattattttaaatattttattatgtaattaGCTTCTACCCTACGCAGGTGAAATGGGATGTTCCGAAGAATTATCAACGATTTTAGCTATGCTTCAAgtacaaaatgtttttataagACCTGCAGGAGGCCAAGCTGCTATAAAGGCAAGAATAGCGCATAGAAAATTCGAAGTTGAGGAGGGAGACTTATTAACGTTGCTCAATGTATATACTGCTTATGAGAAAAATAGAACACTTAGTTGGTGTCaaaaacagtttcttaataacaAAGCTTTACGCAGAGTTACGGAAATTCGAACGCAAATGCATTCTATGATGAAGAAATTAGATATACCGTTGGTTTCGGCTAATGgtaaattaaactaaattttattgttttatatatagtatgaattataaaaattttctaataatagcTCATTTCCTTCAAGgaaatttacaacaaattctAAAATGTATAACTGCTGGACTTTTCCCGAAAGCGGCGTACTTGCATTACACTGGAGTATATAAAACAGTACGTGGAAATAAGGATTTGTATATACATCCAAATAGCTGTTTATATACACTTCAGCAACCTCAATGGTTTGTATATCAACCTTAGTGTAACATCttgtatatttctataataacGCATGTACATATCATactaaattt
Coding sequences within:
- the LOC100643398 gene encoding probable ATP-dependent RNA helicase DHX35, which gives rise to MNTKPTFSKPGDSMWQEDKPDTEAHSSTQFVYNAHHSLALNMQRQRLPTFKYRSHIIYLLEKYQTLVLIGETGCGKSTQLPQYLLEAGWCTDGKMIGITEPRRVAATSLSNRVADERNCILGTEVGYSIRFDNYTDETTKIKYMTEGILLRELMSDPLLTSYSVIVVDEVHERTLLTDIIMGLLKKIIRKRKSLRIVVCSATVDAEQLRDFFNTNTTKDSAKDTAIILTVEGRLYPVDIFYIIEPVANYVTSVIDTALKIHENEEPGDILAFLTGLDEVDQAVSLLSEHAKLIKEGKQKLLPLAMYGSLPNSEQLKVFWRAAKDTRKVIVATNIAETSITIPNIVYVIDCGFVKIPWYEAETQTNSLVIVPVSKASANQRAGRAGRVRTGKAYRLYTKEAYSELFEATPPEMQRSDLAPAILQLKALGIDNVLRFNFPSAPPSKNLLTGLELLYALGAIDSNGELTTPLGVTMAEMPLEPVLAKSLIVSGEMGCSEELSTILAMLQVQNVFIRPAGGQAAIKARIAHRKFEVEEGDLLTLLNVYTAYEKNRTLSWCQKQFLNNKALRRVTEIRTQMHSMMKKLDIPLVSANGNLQQILKCITAGLFPKAAYLHYTGVYKTVRGNKDLYIHPNSCLYTLQQPQWLLFYEVLQTNKTYIKDITVIQPEWLLELAPHFYEKTSLDPI